The Thamnophis elegans isolate rThaEle1 chromosome Z, rThaEle1.pri, whole genome shotgun sequence genome contains a region encoding:
- the LOC116521707 gene encoding olfactory receptor 477-like, translated as MADFGESIILNWCGVFCQKLEMLVVFKRYRKVVSQMGTENLTFVKEFMLVGLTSHRGTQLLLFGVLLLIYLLILFDNLLIITLVWADSQLHTPMYFFLSNLAVMEIGLVTSTLPQMLAHLITGSGILSLTRCMLQGYIALNIGSAESLLLGVMAYDRYLAICSPLLYATAMSKFHQVLLVGTCWITGCAFSMIYVISIFRHSFCGPNLINHFGCELPIVLKLACDDIKMTKAIVSGLSAFMIFIPLSVILSSYGFILHSILHMRSTAGRSKAFSTCGSHLTVVILFYGTVISMYIIPHPDSGPSHNKEMTICYLVVTPLLNPIIYTLRNKEIHSAVIKMARRWGLEQ; from the exons ATGGCGGACTTTGGTGAATCCATCATCCTCAATTGGTGTGgggttttttgccaaaaactggaa ATGCTGGTGGTGTTTAAGAGGTACAGAAAG GTAGTAAGCCAGATGGGAACTGAGAATTTGACCTTTGTTAAAGAATTCATGTTGGTGGGACTCACAAGTCATCGAGGGACCCAGCTTCTGCTCTTTGGGGTGCTCCTCCTGATCTACTTGCTTATCCTTTTTGACAACCTGCTGATCATCACTTTGGTGTGGGCTGATTCCCAGCTACATACACCTATGTACTTTTTCCTTAGCAATCTTGCTGTGATGGAGATTGGGTTGGTCACCAGCACGCTGCCTCAGATGTTGGCCCATCTGATCACTGGGAGTGGAATCCTCTCCTTAACGCGTTGCATGCTCCAAGGTTATATTGCCTTGAACATCGGCAGTGCTGAAAGTTTGCTGTTGGGTGTCATGGCCTATGACCGTTACTTGGCCATCTGCTCTCCCTTGTTGTATGCTACAGCCATGAGCAAGTTCCACCAGGTCCTGCTTGTTGGCACATGCTGGATCACTGGCTGTGCATTTTCCATGATTTATGTCATCAGTATTTTTCGTCATTCTTTCTGTGGTCCTAACCTCATTAACCATTTTGGGTGTGAGCTTCCTATTGTGCTGAAGCTTGCATGTGATGACATAAAAATGACTAAAGCCATTGTCTCTGGTCTATCAGCCTTCATGATTTTCATTCCCCTTTCAGTTATCTTGTCTTCCTATGGATTCATTCTGCATTCTATATTGCACATGCGGTCAACTGCAGGAAGGAGTAAGGCTTTCTCCACTTGTGGGTCCCACCTTACCGTTGTCATCTTGTTCTATGGCACTGTTATTTCTATGTACATTATCCCCCACCCAGACTCAGGTCCTTCTCACAACAAGGAAATGACCATCTGTTACCTAGTAGTTACTCCCCTGCTTAACCCCATCATATATACCTTGCGGAACAAGGAGATTCATTCAGCAGTGATCAAGATGGCGAGAAGATGGGGCTTAGAGCAATGA
- the LOC116521705 gene encoding olfactory receptor 2D2-like produces MNTGNGQDDAKIASENFTTIKEFILLGLTSHRRTQLFLFGIILIIYLLTILGNLLIIILVHADFRLHTPMYFFLSNFSGMEIGYVTSTLPQMLGQLLTGYGAIPLARCVTQSYIALTIGSTECLLLGVMAYDRYIAICHPLTYASSMDRMHQRLLAASCWTIGCLFSVVYVASIFHHPFCGSNHINHFVCELPVVLKLACDDTTVTKAVVFGLSAFIVLVPVLVILSSYGLILYSVLDMRSTTGWCKAFFTCGSHLMVVTLFYGTVISMYIIPHSDTGQDHDKQITVFYVVVTPLLNPIIYTLRNKEVHKAGLKMLKDFGFIA; encoded by the exons atgaacacaggaaatgg gCAAGATGATGCCAAGATAGCGAGTGAGAATTTCACCACCATTAAGGAGTTCATCTTATTGGGACTCACCAGCCACCGAAGAACGCAGCTTTTTCTCTTTGGGATCATCCTCATCATCTACTTGCTTACAATTTTGGGGAACCTGCTAATCATCATCTTGGTGCATGCTGATTTTCGACTCCACACACCCATGTACTTTTTTCTCAGCAACTTTTCAGGCATGGAAATTGGCTATGTTACCAGCACTTTGCCCCAGATGTTAGGTCAACTTTTGACTGGATATGGAGCCATTCCCTTAGCACGATGTGTGACACAGAGTTACATTGCTCTGACCATAGGTAGCACAGAATGCTTGTTGTTGGGAGTCATGGCTTATGACCGCTACATAGCCATCTGCCATCCACTGACATATGCTTCTTCCATGGATAGGATGCACCAGCGACTGCTTGCGGCATCCTGTTGGACCATAGGATGCCTCTTCTCAGTTGTATATGTAGCTTCCATTTTTCACCATCCGTTCTGTGGCTCCAATCACATTAACCACTTCGTTTGCGAATTGCCTGTTGTGCTAAAACTTGCATGTGATGACACCACTGTAACTAAAGCTGTTGTTTTTGGTTTATCAGCATTTATTGTTCTGGTTCCTGTTTTAGTCATCCTCTCTTCCTATGGTCTAATTCTCTATTCCGTTTTGGACATGAGGTCAACTACCGGATGGTGTAAAGCTTTCTTCACCTGTGGCTCCCATCTTATGGTGGTCACCTTGTTCTACGGTACCGTTATCTCTATGTACATCATCCCCCATTCGGACACAGGTCAAGATCATGACAAGCAAATCACAGTCTTTTATGTTGTAGTGACCCCTCTTTTGAACCCCATTATTTATACCCTGAGAAACAAGGAAGTCCATAAAGCAGGACTCAAAATGCTGAAAGACTTTGGCTTTATAGCATGA
- the LOC116521708 gene encoding LOW QUALITY PROTEIN: olfactory receptor 2J2-like (The sequence of the model RefSeq protein was modified relative to this genomic sequence to represent the inferred CDS: inserted 2 bases in 1 codon), with translation MKWVPINGDYRTETLFLFGIILIIYLLTIFGNLLIIILVQADFRLHTPMYFFLSNLSGMEIGYVTSTLPQMLGQLLTGDGAISLARCVTQSYIALTMGSTECLLLGVMAYDRYIAICHPLTYASSMDRMQQRLLAASCWTIGCLFSVVYVAFIFHHPXSLACDDTTITKAVVFGLSAFIVLVPVLVILSSYGLILYSVLDMRSTTGWRKAFFTCGSHLMVVTLFYGTVISMYIIPDSDTGQDHDKQIAVFYVVVTPLLNPIIYTLRNKEVHKAALKMLKDFGFIA, from the exons ATGAAATGGGTACCAATAAATGGGGACTAtaggacagagacg CTTTTTCTCTTTGGGATCATCCTCATCATCTACTTGCTTACAATTTTTGGGAACCTGCTAATCATCATCTTGGTGCAGGCTGATTTTCGACTCCACACTCCCATGTACTTTTTTCTCAGCAACCTTTCAGGCATGGAAATTGGCTATGTTACCAGCACTTTGCCCCAGATGTTAGGTCAACTTTTGACTGGAGATGGAGCCATTTCCTTAGCACGATGTGTGACACAGAGTTACATTGCTCTGACCATGGGTAGCACAGAATGCTTGTTGTTGGGAGTCATGGCTTATGACCGCTACATAGCCATCTGCCATCCACTGACATATGCCTCTTCCATGGATAGGATGCAACAGCGACTGCTTGCGGCATCCTGTTGGACCATAGGCTGCCTCTTCTCAGTTGTATATGTAGCTTTCATTTTTCACCATCC TTCACTTGCATGTGATGACACCACTATAACTAAAGCTGTTGTTTTTGGTTTATCAGCATTTATTGTTCTGGTTCCCGTTTTAGTCATCCTCTCTTCCTATGGTCTAATTCTCTATTCCGTTTTGGACATGAGGTCAACTACCGGATGGCGTAAAGCTTTCTTCACCTGTGGCTCCCATCTTATGGTGGTCACCTTGTTCTATGGTACCGTTATCTCTATGTACATCATCCCCGATTCGGACACAGGTCAAGATCATGACAAGCAAATTGCAGTCTTTTATGTTGTAGTGACACCTCTTTTGAACCCCATTATTTATACCCTGAGAAACAAGGAAGTCCATAAAGCAGCACTCAAAATGTTGAAGGACTTTGGCTTTATAGCATGA
- the LOC116521706 gene encoding olfactory receptor 5R1-like, producing MESFLLSVMAYDCYLAICHPLIYATAMSKQNRLYFALACWVIAPVLCAICVICLAGQTYCGPNRINHFICELPVVMKLACSDTHIVKLVNLAIGALGILVPLSVILTTYGCILYSVSHMKSNVGLHKAFSTCGYHLIVVVLFYGTIICMYMIPKSASSLDHDKQIAVFYVVVTPLLNPIIYTLRNKSIHRAASKIL from the coding sequence ATGGAGTCCTTCCTCTTGAGTGTCATGGCCTATGACTGCTACTTAGCCATCTGCCATCCTCTAATTTATGCTACTGCCATGAGCAAGCAAAACCGGTTGTACTTTGCTTTAGCCTGCTGGGTAATTGCTCCTGTGCTCTGCGCCATCTGTGTTATCTGTCTTGCTGGCCAAACTTACTGTGGTCCCAACCGGATAAACCACTTCATATGTGAGTTGCCAGTGGTGATGAAACTTGCATGTAGTGATACACATATAGTCAAGCTTGTGAATTTAGCTATAGGAGCATTAGGCATTCTGGTTCCTCTATCGGTCATTCTGACCACCTATGGGTGTATACTTTACTCGGTCTCACATATGAAGTCAAACGTTGGACTGCACAAGGCTTTCTCTACCTGTGGCTACCATTTGattgtggttgttttgttttatggGACGATTATCTGTATGTATATGATTCCAAAGTCAGCTTCATCTCTTGATCATGATAAACAAATTGCAGTCTTCTATGTTGTGGTCACCCCTCTGCTCAACCCCATTATTTATACCTTGAGGAATAAGAGCATACATAGGGCAGCATCTAAAATATTGTGA